One Rhizoctonia solani chromosome 3, complete sequence genomic region harbors:
- a CDS encoding Retrovirus-related Pol polyprotein from transposon, with protein sequence MNRVLSRFLWQFALVYIDDIVIYSVEFEDHCNHLGQVLGAIEEAEITLSPKKCHIGYQSLLLLGQKVSRLGLSTHKEKFDAILELEPPKNVPTLQTFLGMMTYFSSYIPFYSWIVAPLFKLLKKGTTWSWEEKEQQAFELAKDALASAPVMAYPIIGKPYRLDTDACNYGLGGILQQVQSIKINDLKGTKAYKYLRREYDKGNPVPRMTIPASKQRDNMTGRDTWDKHDFEETTVQAEQVIAYWSRILKEAERNYSPTEHKDLALKEALVKFQVYLEGAEFVAITDHAALTWGKPYNNVNRRLMTWGLVFSAYSGMQIVHHAGRVHDNADPISMS encoded by the coding sequence ATGAATAGAGTACTTTCAAGATTTCTATGGCAATTTGCcctagtatatattgatgacatagtgatctacagtgttgagtttgaggaccattgcaatcacttaggtcaagtcttaggagctattgaagaagctgaaatcaccCTATCTCCAAAGAAGTGCCATattggataccaatcactaCTATTGCTAGGACAGAAGGTATCAAGATTAGGTCTATCAACCCATAAGGAAAAATTTGATGCTATCTTAGAGTTGGAACCCCCTAAAAATGTTCCTACTTTACAGACTTTCctagggatgatgacttatttctCTAGCTATATTCCCTTCTACTCATGGATTGTAGCACCTTTGTTTAAACTtctcaagaaaggaacaacttggtcttgggaggaaaaggaacaacaagcATTTGAACTTGCTAAAGATGCCCTTGCATCTGCCCCAGTAATGGCCTATcctattattggaaaaccTTATAGATTAGATACAGATGCATGCAactatggccttggaggaatattacagcaagtccaatccatcaagataAATGATTTAAAAGGGACaaaggcatacaagtacttaaggagggaatatgacaaaggaaacccagtccccagaatgacaattcctgcttccaagcagagagacaacatgactgggagggatacatgggataagcatgactttgaagaaacaactgtacaagCAGAGCaagtcattgcttattggtCAAGGATTCTAAAAGAAGCAGAGAGAAACTACTCCCCAACAGAGCACAAAGATTTAGCCCTCAAGGAAGCACTTGTGaaatttcaggtatacttggaaggagctgaatttgttgctATCACAGATCATGCTGCTCTCACTTGGGGCAAGCCTTACAACAATGTCAACAGAAGACTGATGACTTGGGGCCTAGTATTCTCAGCCTACTCAGGAATGCAGATTGTGCACCACGCAGGAAGAGTACATGATAATGCAGATCCTATCTCAATGTCATGA